The following is a genomic window from Thermostichus vulcanus str. 'Rupite'.
TCTGTCATAAGCGGGATCCTTTATCTCCGTTGTCCTTAGCTTAACCGAGGTAAAGAATTATAAAACTTCCAGCCCTTGTGCCCAGTGTCCCGAGGGGATCCCAAGTATCCCAATCTTGGAGGCAATGGAACTCAAATCCTTATCCAGCCAGCCATGGGTCGTCCCAAGGGATCCCGCTCTCCGAGGAGAGGATGTAAACTTTTTATCAGCAAGCGAGGTTTTTTGGCTCAAAGGGGTAACGTCTTGTCAAGGCTAGGTAGCTTCTCGGAAGAGAAAAAATTGACAACCCCATAAGATGCTGTCAATCCGGCATAAACCTGCTATCATTCCGTGACTCCTGATAAGATTTTTTGGTGTCTGTTGATACAGAAACTTTCGTTAGCTCGGCCATTCAAGGGTTTGACGGGTTGCAGAGCTTCCCATCGAAGACTTGATAGCTGCTCCAGGGGCTGATCCACCCGCCGGATCTTTGCCGAATATCTTGAAGAGTGTTAAGAATAGTTACATAAACTTGCTGTCTTCTCAGCTTTTTTTCTTCATCCCTGACTGTAGTTTCCGAAAACGACCATGCTAGATCCGATTCCCCCGCCTGCCCTTGAGGAATATTTATTGGAAACGGGTATTATCGACCGTTCCCAACTAAGCCTCGCTAAGAAATTGCAGCATCGCCAACAGGGGCCGTTGCTGATGATCCTTTTGGAGCTGAGTTTTATCGATCTCGAACAGCTCAGCCGCCTTTTGGATTTGGGCCGCACCTACCCTTTTGACCATGCTGCAAACGCTGGATAGCCTTCAGCCCGGCTGGCCAAAACATCTGGCGCAGTGGTGTATCACTGGGCGGGGATCCCTGTTGCTGAAAAGGTGTGGGGAAGGGGATCCGGCTGAGTTGCGGGAAGTCCTGCAGACTGTTTGTGCTTCCGGGCAATCTTTAACCTTGCTAGCGGAGGATCTGGAGGTGGTGGCCGGCCCACTGACGTTACAAAGCTGGGATCCGCAAAGCACAGGCCATTTTACCCATCTCTACCTGGAACGTTCCGCCTCTGCCCAACACATGAGCCGTTTGGCTGCGATTGTCGCTCAGTTGCGTGCCCCCACAGGATGTCCCTGGGATCAGGCTCAA
Proteins encoded in this region:
- a CDS encoding DUF2949 domain-containing protein, with the translated sequence MLDPIPPPALEEYLLETGIIDRSQLSLAKKLQHRQQGPLLMILLELSFIDLEQLSRLLDLGRTYPFDHAANAG